The Papilio machaon chromosome 28, ilPapMach1.1, whole genome shotgun sequence genome includes a window with the following:
- the LOC123722578 gene encoding uncharacterized protein LOC123722578 translates to MSATNKEKTTREGPVRGESLGGSDSRPIGPIVYGGAIRRVKEERRLGTDGGSREEKERERVRRLSDSDSTDSRGSMASASSRFASMESLDQEGAGRFWSESRGQKRPRDKELSGSSTDTPAKGAHKRRGRGRPPTTGEYVGLAAAKEVLRKATEAEMRARAEAELLDSVLEARKTRSALATANPSTAENEEDTATTVLKRIGSSLEVVEKVAKKSSNLKGTFVRALQDAVSAIKEDVAGLAQRSISDETRALQADNTRLQAEMSSLRKELTELRQEMEKVRKQGSANTFMDVTMEAAPVRPPQPQQETSIEDICRTVMVQVGGMLNARLASLEDRLLPERNLRPPLASDKKKEARTYATATAEPTPVPSSGAQKTSGTKVPPVPAQPGPSRLTRQAPTVPKKGKKGSKKGAKKKEKTRPPTSENSKSSPVAPASTSPPASRPQRLKVPRSSAVVVTLTEAAIQKGLTYSSVLREARSKLDLKEVIGVEAVQFRRAVTGATIIRIPGATSAPKADILAQKLQEIYKNDDIKISRPEKMVDVKIEGLDDSTTPEEIKEAIIKKGACTTDQVRAGQLRQNRSGLYDIWAQVPVTTAKKLVTGRFLVGWVAAKVTIGRPRELRCYRCMQQGHTASRCDAEDRSRLCYKCGQEGHKAASCPSQPNCILCTAAGKDAKHRLGSLNCSAPRKTVPKRALAEVARSAPPPSGEEMEIAEAVQN, encoded by the exons atgagcGCGacgaataaagaaaaaactaccCGGGAGGGTCCCGTTCGCGGGGAATCCCTTGGTGGGTCGGACAGCCGGCCCATCGGCCCCATTGTATACGGGGGGGCCATTCGCCGTGTGAAGGAGGAGAGAAGGTTAGGGACAGATGGAGGAAGTAGAGAGGAGAAGGAGAGAGAGAGAGTGAGGAGGCTGTCTGATTCAGACTCAACAGACAGCAGGGGCTCCATGGCAAGCGCTTCCAGCCGCTTTGCTTCCATGGAGTCCCTAGACCAGGAAGGTGCGGGAAGATTCTGGAGCGAGAGCCGCGGCCAGAAGAGGCCCAGAGATAAGGAGTTAAGCGGCAGCTCCACAGACACCCCCGCCAAGGGGGCACACAAGAGAAGAGGACGCGGCCGTCCACCAACCACCGGCGAGTACGTCGGGCTGGCGGCCGCCAAAGAAGTTTTGAGAAAGGCGACAGAGGCGGAGATGAGGGCACGAGCCGAGGCGGAGCTCCTCGACTCAGTTTTGGAAGCCCGCAAGACTCGCTCGGCACTGGCCACGGCAAATCCATCCACTGCCGAAAATGAAGAAGACACGGCGACCACCGTCCTCAAACGGATTGGGTCCAGCCTTGAAGTAGTTGAGAAAGTTGCAAAGAAATCGTCCAACCTAAAGGGGACCTTCGTGCGCGCACTGCAAGACGCTGTCAGTGCAATAAAAGAAGACGTCGCTGGCCTCGCACAGAGGTCGATATCCGATGAGACGCGCGCCTTGCAGGCCGATAACACCCGCCTGCAAGCCGAGATGTCCAGCCTCCGCAAAGAGCTGACAGAACTGCGCCAGGAAATGGAGAAGGTGCGGAAACAGGGTTCCGCCAATACCTTCATGGATGTGACAATGGAGGCCGCCCCTGTCCGGCCCCCACAACCACAACAAGAGACCTCTATTGAGGATATTTGCAGGACGGTAATGGTCCAGGTGGGCGGTATGCTCAACGCCCGTCTGGCTTCCCTAGAGGATAGGTTGCTCCCCGAAAGGAACCTGCGACCACCATTGGCGTCGGACAAGAAGAAGGAGGCCCGCACATATGCGACTGCGACCGCTGAGCCCACACCCGTACCATCTTCGGGTGCCCAAAAAACATCTGGGACAAAGGTGCCCCCGGTGCCAGCTCAGCCCGGTCCCAGTAGACTCACGCGCCAGGCGCCCACAGTGCCCAAGAAAGGCAAGAAAGGCTCCAAAAAAGGAGCAAAAAAGAAGGAGAAAACTCGGCCGCCGACTAGCGAGAACTCAAAGTCCTCCCCTGTCGCCCCC GCATCTACATCTCCGCCTGCATCGCGGCCGCAGAGACTGAAAGTGCCTCGGAGCTCTGCCGTCGTCGTGACACTTACCGAGGCGGCAATCCAAAAGGGGCTGACATATAGCAGTGTCCTGAGAGAAGCGAGATCGAAGCTCGACCTAAAAGAGGTGATAGGCGTAGAAGCGGTGCAATTCCGTCGGGCGGTTACCGGGGCTACCATCATCCGCATCCCCGGCGCCACCAGCGCCCCGAAAGCAGATATCCTGGCGCAGAAGCtccaagaaatatataaaaatgacgaCATTAAGATCTCCAGACCTGAGAAAATGGTCGACGTTAAGATTGAAGGTCTGGACGACTCCACTACACCGGAGGAAATAAAAGAGgccataattaaaaaaggggCATGCACGACTGACCAGGTCCGAGCTGGACAACTCCGCCAGAATAGATCTGGTCTTTACGACATCTGGGCCCAGGTCCCTGTCACAACAGCAAAGAAGCTAGTGACTGGCCGCTTCTTAGTGGGCTGGGTAGCTGCCAAGGTCACGATTGGCAGACCAAGGGAGTTACGCTGCTACCGATGCATGCAGCAAGGACATACAGCGAGTCGCTGCGACGCGGAGGACCGCAGCCGGCTCTGCTATAAATGTGGACAAGAAGGCCACAAGGCCGCATCCTGCCCGTCGCAACCAAACTGCATCCTGTGCACGGCGGCGGGCAAGGATGCCAAACACCGGCTGGGGAGTTTAAATTGCTCGGCGCCCAGAAAAACGGTCCCCAAGAGAGCGCTAGCGGAAGTAGCACGTAGCGCGCCCCCACCGAGCGGGGAAGAAATGGAGATAGCGGAAGCCGTGCAAAATTAA